The following proteins are co-located in the Hevea brasiliensis isolate MT/VB/25A 57/8 chromosome 11, ASM3005281v1, whole genome shotgun sequence genome:
- the LOC110636377 gene encoding dolichyl-diphosphooligosaccharide--protein glycosyltransferase subunit STT3A has translation MADPENAMGATTLRYAFGNVLSFFILLLIGVLAFSIRLFSVIKYESVIHEFDPYFNYRVTQFLTKNGIYDFWNWFDDRTWYPLGRVIGGTVYPGLTLTAGTLWWILNSLNVPLSVETVCVFTAPIFSAFASWATYLLTKEVKGAGAGLTAAALLAMVPSYISRSVAGSYDNEAVAIFALIFTFYLYIKTLNTGSLFYATLNALAYFYMVCSWGGYTFIINLIPMHVLLCIVTGRYSSRLYIAYAPFVVLGTLLAALVPVVGFNAVMTSEHFASFLVFIIIHVVAFVYYIKGILSPKMFKVAVMLVISVGLAVCCAVMAILIALVASSPTKGWSGRSLSLLDPTYASKYIPIIASVSEHQPPTWPSYFMDINVLAFLVPAGIIACFLPLSDASSFVVLYIVTSVYFSGVMVRLMLVLAPAACIMSGIALSEAFHVFTRSIKFQLPGLLGSSQVDSGDASSSTVVAQNDAGKVEKTEDTAKERPSKKNKKKEKEIVDKPSLKTKIEKRLLVLPLEASIFAILLLVLLGAFYVVHCVWAAAEAYSAPSIVLTSHSPDGGLHVFDDFREAYAWLSHNTEVDDKVASWWDYGYQTTAMANRTVIVDNNTWNNTHIATVGTAMSSPEKAAWEIFNSLDVKYVLVVFGGLVGYPSDDINKFLWMVRIGGGVFPHIKEPDYLRDGHYRIDSQATPTMLNCLMYKLSYYRFVETDGKGFDRVRRTEIGKKHFKLTHFEEVFTTHHWMVRIYKLKPPKNRIRGKAKKLKSKTSTTTSTKRSGANKRNPWH, from the exons GTCATAAAGTACGAGAGTGTTATTCATGAGTTTGATCCTTATTTCAATTACAGAGTCACTCAG TTTTTAACAAAGAATGGGATATATGACTTTTGGAATTGGTTTGATGACCGGACCTG GTATCCTCTTGGTCGAGTGATTGGTGGAACTGTTTACCCTGGTTTGACGTTGACTGCAGGCACCCTGTGGTG GATATTGAATTCTTTGAATGTTCCTTTGTCTGTTGAGACTGTTTGTGTATTCACTGCACCAATTTTCTCTGCGTTTGCTTCATGGGCCACTTATCTTTTGACCAAG GAAGTTAAAGGTGCTGGCGCTGGTCTGACAGCAGCTGCTCTTTTGGCCATG GTTCCATCATATATATCTCGATCAGTGGCTGGCAGCTATGATAATGAAGCTGTAGCTATATTTGCTTTAATATTCACTTTCTATCTTTATATAAAG ACATTGAATACAGGATCCCTCTTTTATGCGACTTTAAATGCCTTGGCATACTTCTACATG GTTTGCTCATGGGGAGGGTACACCTTTATAATTAATCTTATTCCAATGCACGTGCTTCTGTGCATTGTGACTGGTCGTTACTCTTCCAGGCTGTACATTGCATATGCTCCCTTT GTGGTCTTGGGAACGTTACTGGCTGCTTTGGTGCCTGTTGTTGGTTTTAATGCAGTAATGACATCAGAACATTTTGCTTCATTTTTG GTTTTCATTATCATCCATGTGGTGGCTTTTGTGTATTATATCAAAGGGATTCTCTCTCCAAAAATGTTTAAAGTAGCTGTTATGCTTGTTATATCTGTTGGCCT GGCAGTCTGTTGTGCTGTGATGGCAATTCTAATAGCACTGGTAGCTTCCAGCCCAACAAAGGGATGGAGTGGACGAAGTTTAAGTCTGCTTGATCC AACCTATGCAAGCAAGTACATACCAATTATCGCCAGTGTTAGTGAACATCAACCCCCTACATGGCCATCTTACTTCATGGACATCAATGTTTTGGCCTTCTTGGTGCCAGCTGGGATTATT GCATGCTTTCTTCCTTTATCTGATGCAAGCTCTTTTGTTGTCCTTTACATTGTGACATCTGTATATTTTTCTGGAGTCATG GTCCGACTGATGCTTGTACTTGCTCCGGCAGCATGTATCATGTCTGGAATTGCCCTTTCTGAAGCTTTTCATGTTTTCACAAGATCAATTAAATTTCAGCTACCTGGATTACTGGGGAGCTCCCAAGTTGAT TCAGGGGATGCTAGTTCAAGTACTGTTGTAGCACAAAATGATGCAGGAAAGGTTGAGAAAACTGAAGATACAGCAAAAGAACGACCTTCAAAAAAGaacaagaagaaagaaaaagagattgTGGATAAGCCATCTCTtaaaaccaaaattgaaaaaagGCTTCTTGTTTTACCTTTGGAGGCATCAATCTTTGCTATTCTTTTACTTGTGTTGCTTGGTGCCTTCTATGTG GTTCATTGTGTCTGGGCAGCAGCAGAAGCTTATTCTGCACCCTCTATTGTTTTAACATCTCATTCACCTGATGGTGGTCTGCATGTTTTTGATGATTTTAGAGAGGCCTATGCATGGTTAAGCCACAATACTGAGGTGGATGATAAA GTTGCATCATGGTGGGACTATGGTTATCAAACGACTGCTATGGCTAACCGAACTGTTATTGTCGACAATAATACCTGGAATAACACACATATTGCAACTGTTGGCACTGCCATGTCTTCTCCTGAAAAGGCAGCCTGGGAAATATTTAACTCCTTGGATGTAAAATATGTTCTAGTTGTTTTTGGAG GTCTTGTTGGCTACCCCAGCGACGACATAAATAAGTTCCTGTGGATGGTTCGTATAGGAGGGGGTGTGTTCCCTCATATCAAAGAGCCCGATTACCTG AGAGATGGCCACTATCGGATTGATTCTCAGGCTACGCCAACCATGCTAAATTGTCTTATGTACAAACTCTCATATTACAG GTTTGTGGAAACTGATGGTAAAGGTTTTGATAGAGTAAGGCGAACAGAAATTGGGAAGAAACATTTCAAACTTACCCATTTTGAGGAG GTATTCACAACTCACCATTGGATGGTCCGCATATACAAATTGAAGCCTCCTAAGAACAGAATCCGAGGAAAGGCCAAAAAGTTAAAATCG AAAACAAGCACAACTACAAGCACGAAAAGAAGTGGAGCTAATAAGAGGAATCCATGGCATTAG